One window from the genome of Bacillota bacterium encodes:
- a CDS encoding ECF transporter S component has product MTLVKVSTRQVAVAGLLGALTIALGLTPLGFVPVPTPAGSATTMHIPAIIAGVVEGPAVGAAVGVIFGSFSFYRAQTQANPVARMMFTDPLIAFLPRILIGVVAWTVFWFCQRGATVTTGRGARSLFAAAFGGVVAHTCYQAMFRYEMLDGAAALGVGLATGAVVAAVVWKVLSVRAGAVGLAALAGSLTNTVGVLGLSVLRGYIPAPAALAVGVLHGIPEMLVASVLAVLVYRGLAKRA; this is encoded by the coding sequence CAAAGTGTCTACGCGGCAGGTGGCGGTGGCCGGGCTGCTGGGCGCCCTCACCATCGCCCTGGGGCTGACCCCGCTGGGGTTTGTCCCCGTGCCCACCCCGGCAGGTAGCGCCACCACCATGCACATCCCGGCGATCATCGCCGGAGTGGTGGAAGGGCCCGCCGTAGGAGCCGCGGTGGGGGTAATCTTCGGGTCCTTCTCCTTCTACCGGGCGCAGACCCAGGCCAATCCCGTGGCACGCATGATGTTCACCGACCCGCTGATCGCGTTTTTGCCGCGGATTCTGATCGGGGTGGTGGCCTGGACGGTGTTCTGGTTCTGTCAGCGGGGGGCAACTGTGACCACCGGTAGGGGTGCCCGCAGCCTGTTTGCGGCCGCCTTCGGAGGCGTGGTGGCCCACACCTGCTACCAGGCCATGTTCCGCTACGAAATGCTGGACGGTGCAGCCGCTCTGGGGGTGGGGCTGGCGACGGGCGCCGTGGTGGCTGCCGTGGTGTGGAAGGTGCTGTCAGTCCGCGCCGGGGCGGTGGGGCTGGCCGCCCTGGCCGGTAGCTTGACCAACACGGTGGGTGTGCTCGGCCTCTCCGTGCTGAGGGGTTACATCCCCGCCCCGGCCGCCCTGGCAGTGGGAGTCCTGCACGGCATCCCCGAGATGCTGGTGGCATCCGTCCTCGCCGTGCTCGTCTACCGGGGACTGGCCAAGCGCGCCTGA